One window from the genome of Myxococcales bacterium encodes:
- a CDS encoding serine/threonine protein kinase, whose protein sequence is MAAWYYANAVMEASRETFGNWRIGRHLGGGTWTEVVLAESATAAPGASPPVALKRLTRNGKRTADLVELFASECALLQGTPPHPHLVKFLDTGKVGSMPWLTTEFIPAPTLAVRLAGDEPLSPVELSAIVVDIGAALAHLHAHGMVHCDVSPTNIIVGQQGAVLCDLGVATPIGQRANDRGTPGYLAPEQIIGDVVSPATDIFALGIVWWRR, encoded by the coding sequence ATGGCGGCATGGTACTATGCCAACGCCGTTATGGAAGCAAGCCGGGAGACGTTTGGCAATTGGCGCATCGGGCGCCATCTCGGCGGCGGCACGTGGACCGAGGTCGTGCTCGCGGAGTCGGCCACCGCCGCGCCGGGCGCCAGCCCACCGGTGGCGCTCAAGCGGCTGACCCGCAACGGCAAGCGCACCGCGGACTTGGTCGAGCTCTTTGCCAGCGAATGCGCGCTGCTGCAAGGCACGCCGCCCCACCCTCACCTGGTGAAATTTCTCGACACCGGCAAGGTCGGCAGCATGCCGTGGCTGACCACCGAATTTATCCCGGCACCAACGCTCGCCGTACGACTCGCCGGCGACGAGCCGCTCTCCCCGGTCGAGCTGAGCGCCATCGTGGTTGATATTGGCGCCGCCCTGGCACATCTGCACGCGCATGGCATGGTGCACTGCGACGTTAGCCCAACCAATATTATCGTTGGCCAGCAAGGCGCCGTCTTGTGCGACCTGGGCGTGGCGACGCCAATTGGTCAGCGCGCCAACGACCGCGGCACGCCGGGCTACTTGGCGCCAGAGCAAATCATAGGCGACGTCGTGTCGCCGGCGACGGATATATTTGCGCTCGGCATCGTGTGGTGGAGGCGGTGA
- a CDS encoding acyl-CoA dehydrogenase family protein, whose protein sequence is MDLALSSDQDALIETAREFTRRNITPDAGHFDESGEFPRGILKKAWETGLMNIEVPEAYGGLGGSCLDHCLVLEEVSYGCLALNTSLPANMLGAMPVIIAGNDEQKKKYLSRLTSDAAFAAYCCSEPDAGSDVAGLSTKVTRHGDDYVINGQKRWITNGGVANFYTVLATFDKSQKHKGIAAFIVDADAPGVKAGRKENKMGQRASNTCDVIFEDVKIHKSQLLGAEEAGFKIAMKTFDRSRPWIAASAAGVIRRALDESAAYAKERKTFGVPIAQHQAIQFMIAEMAIAYETTRLLTHKAAWLVDKGDLTAITSAYAKAYGADAAMRVTTDAVQIFGGYGYTKEYPVEKLMRDAKLLQIYEGTSQIQRIVIARNILGR, encoded by the coding sequence ATGGATTTAGCCCTCAGCTCCGACCAAGACGCTCTTATCGAAACCGCGCGCGAGTTTACCCGGCGCAATATCACACCCGACGCCGGGCACTTTGACGAATCCGGCGAGTTTCCGCGCGGGATCTTGAAGAAGGCGTGGGAGACGGGGCTGATGAATATCGAGGTGCCCGAGGCCTACGGAGGCCTTGGCGGCTCATGCCTCGATCACTGCCTGGTGCTCGAAGAGGTTTCGTACGGCTGCCTCGCGCTTAACACCTCGCTCCCTGCCAACATGCTTGGCGCCATGCCGGTCATTATTGCCGGCAACGATGAGCAAAAGAAAAAATACCTATCCCGGCTGACCAGCGACGCCGCCTTTGCCGCGTACTGCTGTTCCGAGCCCGACGCCGGCAGCGACGTCGCGGGCCTGTCGACCAAGGTGACGCGCCATGGCGACGACTATGTGATCAACGGCCAGAAGCGCTGGATCACCAATGGCGGCGTCGCCAATTTTTATACCGTGCTCGCCACCTTCGATAAGAGCCAAAAGCACAAGGGCATCGCGGCGTTCATCGTCGATGCCGATGCGCCAGGCGTCAAAGCCGGCCGCAAAGAAAACAAGATGGGGCAGCGAGCGTCGAACACCTGCGACGTGATCTTTGAAGACGTCAAGATTCACAAGAGCCAGCTCCTTGGCGCCGAAGAGGCCGGCTTTAAGATCGCGATGAAGACCTTTGACCGCTCGCGGCCGTGGATCGCCGCAAGCGCCGCCGGCGTCATTCGCCGCGCGCTCGACGAAAGCGCCGCGTACGCCAAGGAGCGCAAGACCTTCGGCGTGCCCATCGCGCAGCACCAGGCCATCCAATTCATGATCGCCGAGATGGCGATTGCGTATGAGACCACGCGCCTGCTCACCCACAAGGCCGCCTGGCTCGTCGACAAGGGCGACCTCACCGCCATCACCTCGGCCTACGCCAAGGCCTACGGCGCCGACGCCGCCATGCGCGTCACCACCGACGCCGTGCAAATCTTCGGCGGCTACGGCTACACCAAAGAATACCCCGTCGAAAAACTCATGCGCGACGCCAAGCTCCTGCAAATCTACGAGGGCACCTCGCAAATCCAACGCATCGTCATCGCCCGCAACATTCTCGGCCGCTAG
- the glpX gene encoding class II fructose-bisphosphatase yields MDDRNLALEFVRITEAAAMACARVMGRGDRDGADHLAVEAMRRAFDHIDIRGTVVIGEGERDEAPMLYIGEQVGKGWAGGGSGDAQSPRVDIAVDPLEGTNLCATGSPDALAVIAIADDGQFLNAPDTYMEKIAVGPEARGVIDLRESATWNLTRLAAAKNKKIEDVTAVILDRDRHRDLIAEVRQAGARIRLISDGDVSASLLTCKDDSGVDILFGTGGAPEGVISAAALRCLGGELQGRLKFRSEAERQRAYAMGVKPEDHIYTIDELAQGHVMFAATGVTQGFLLEGVTFFGGGARTESVVMRSKSGTVRNIRSTHHFETKPKYSWMSGLE; encoded by the coding sequence ATGGACGACCGCAACCTCGCCTTGGAATTTGTACGCATCACCGAGGCCGCGGCGATGGCCTGCGCGCGGGTAATGGGCCGCGGCGATCGCGATGGCGCGGACCATTTGGCGGTCGAGGCCATGCGGCGCGCGTTTGACCATATTGATATCCGCGGCACGGTAGTGATTGGCGAAGGCGAGCGCGACGAGGCGCCAATGCTTTATATCGGCGAGCAAGTTGGCAAAGGTTGGGCCGGCGGCGGCAGCGGCGACGCGCAATCGCCCCGGGTCGACATCGCCGTCGATCCCCTGGAAGGCACCAACCTATGCGCCACGGGCTCGCCGGATGCCTTGGCGGTGATTGCGATTGCCGACGACGGGCAGTTTCTTAATGCGCCGGATACCTACATGGAAAAGATTGCGGTCGGCCCCGAGGCGCGCGGCGTCATCGACTTGCGCGAATCGGCGACGTGGAATTTAACGCGGCTGGCGGCGGCGAAAAACAAAAAGATCGAAGACGTCACCGCGGTAATCTTAGATCGCGACCGCCATCGCGACCTCATCGCCGAGGTGCGGCAGGCCGGCGCGCGCATTCGCCTGATTTCTGACGGCGACGTCTCGGCGTCGTTGCTTACGTGCAAGGACGACTCGGGCGTTGATATTTTATTTGGCACCGGCGGCGCACCTGAAGGTGTTATTTCCGCGGCGGCGCTGCGCTGCCTGGGCGGCGAACTGCAAGGCCGCCTGAAATTTCGCAGCGAGGCCGAGCGCCAGCGCGCCTACGCGATGGGTGTGAAGCCAGAAGACCACATCTACACGATCGACGAGCTGGCGCAGGGCCACGTGATGTTTGCCGCCACCGGCGTCACCCAAGGCTTTTTGCTCGAAGGCGTGACGTTCTTTGGAGGCGGCGCGCGCACCGAATCGGTGGTCATGCGCTCCAAATCCGGCACCGTGCGCAACATCCGCTCGACGCACCATTTTGAAACCAAGCCCAAGTACTCGTGGATGAGCGGGCTGGAATAG
- a CDS encoding acyl-CoA thioesterase codes for MRYLHRVIFGDTDQMGIVYYANYYRFFEAARAEYLRALGKSYRDLVAMDVALPVVESHCNYKRPAHFEDVLAIDTHISKLRGASLTFSYEVRRDEVLLATGHTTHACIGSNGRPKALPPVFAELLRACVADVQVM; via the coding sequence ATGCGCTACCTGCATCGCGTAATTTTTGGCGACACCGATCAGATGGGCATCGTTTATTACGCCAATTACTACCGTTTTTTTGAGGCGGCGCGGGCCGAGTATTTGCGCGCGCTGGGCAAGAGCTATCGCGACTTGGTGGCGATGGACGTCGCGCTGCCGGTGGTGGAATCGCATTGCAATTACAAGCGGCCGGCGCACTTCGAGGACGTGCTGGCGATCGACACCCACATTTCAAAGTTGCGCGGTGCCTCGCTGACGTTCTCGTACGAAGTTCGGCGCGACGAGGTGCTGCTGGCCACGGGCCACACGACGCATGCGTGCATCGGCAGCAACGGGCGCCCCAAGGCGTTGCCGCCGGTGTTTGCCGAGCTGCTGCGGGCTTGCGTCGCCGACGTGCAAGTGATGTAG
- the eno gene encoding phosphopyruvate hydratase, producing MSEISWVHAREVLDSRGNPTVEAEVALASGDVGRAIVPSGASTGKHEALELRDGDAKRYLGKGTTKAVAHITDKLAPAIIGMDGADQAALDARLIELDGTKLKSKLGANAILAVSMAAARAAASLHGLPLYRYLGGVGAVTLPVPLMNIINGGAHANNNLDIQEFMVVPAGFDRFEDALRAGTEIFHHLKKLLHAAGKSTSVGDEGGFAPSMKSGDEALATIMEAIAKAGYKAGKEIFLALDVAATEFYDAKKKIYKYEGKARRAADLIAMYAAWVKKYPLVSIEDGLAEDDWAGWQALTDKLGGSVQLVGDDLFVTQTERLRQGITKGIANAILVKVNQVGTLSETLDAVRTAQHAGYRAIISHRSGESEDAFIADLAVATNAGQIKTGSASRSDRIAKYNQLLRIADQLGGQGRFAGLAAFRLGAARRL from the coding sequence ATGAGCGAAATTTCTTGGGTGCACGCGCGTGAGGTGCTTGATTCTCGTGGCAATCCAACGGTTGAGGCCGAGGTAGCGCTGGCCAGCGGCGATGTCGGCCGCGCCATCGTGCCGTCGGGCGCCTCGACCGGCAAACATGAGGCGCTCGAGCTGCGCGACGGCGATGCCAAACGCTATCTCGGCAAGGGCACGACCAAGGCGGTTGCCCATATCACCGACAAGCTCGCGCCCGCCATCATCGGCATGGACGGCGCCGATCAGGCCGCCCTCGACGCTCGCCTCATTGAACTCGACGGGACCAAGCTCAAGAGCAAGCTCGGGGCCAACGCCATCCTTGCCGTGTCGATGGCCGCGGCGCGCGCGGCCGCCAGCCTGCATGGCCTGCCGCTATATCGCTACCTCGGAGGCGTTGGCGCGGTGACGCTGCCGGTGCCGCTGATGAACATCATCAACGGCGGCGCGCACGCCAACAACAACCTCGACATTCAAGAGTTCATGGTCGTGCCCGCGGGCTTTGACCGCTTTGAAGACGCGCTGCGCGCTGGAACTGAAATCTTTCATCACCTCAAAAAGCTGCTGCACGCCGCGGGCAAGTCGACCAGCGTCGGCGACGAGGGTGGCTTTGCGCCCTCCATGAAGAGCGGTGACGAGGCGCTCGCCACCATCATGGAGGCCATCGCTAAGGCCGGTTACAAAGCCGGCAAAGAGATCTTCCTTGCGCTCGACGTCGCGGCGACTGAATTCTACGACGCCAAGAAAAAAATCTACAAGTATGAGGGCAAGGCGCGCCGTGCCGCCGACCTCATTGCGATGTACGCGGCTTGGGTAAAAAAATACCCCTTGGTGTCCATCGAAGACGGCCTCGCCGAAGACGACTGGGCAGGGTGGCAGGCCCTCACCGACAAGCTGGGCGGCAGCGTGCAACTAGTCGGCGACGATCTCTTCGTCACTCAAACCGAGCGTCTGCGCCAAGGCATTACCAAGGGCATTGCCAACGCCATCTTGGTTAAGGTGAACCAGGTCGGCACGCTGAGCGAAACCCTGGATGCCGTCCGCACGGCGCAACACGCCGGTTATCGCGCCATTATCTCGCACCGCTCTGGCGAGAGCGAAGATGCCTTTATCGCGGATCTAGCGGTGGCGACCAATGCCGGCCAGATCAAGACCGGCTCGGCATCGCGTTCGGACCGCATCGCCAAGTACAACCAACTCTTGCGCATTGCGGACCAACTCGGCGGGCAGGGCCGTTTCGCCGGCCTCGCGGCCTTTCGCCTTGGCGCCGCCAGACGGCTGTAG
- the larB gene encoding nickel pincer cofactor biosynthesis protein LarB — MSKPTAKPPGPTGPTAPHGHVAQGGLQVALVDHERTARTGFPEVVLGQWKRPEDIVAILREMATRGPAVATRVNAEQAAHIAQAWPACTYHEVARVVVAPSSFAAPTIDGVVVAVVAAGTSDLPVAEEAAVVAAAMGLSVIRCFDVGVAGISRLFAALPQLAQADIIIAVAGMEGALPSVLAGLVAAPMIALPTSVGYGVGAEGLAALTGMLSSCAPGLTVVNIDNGFGAALAAGRMARMLAAARAGK, encoded by the coding sequence GTGAGCAAGCCCACAGCCAAGCCACCTGGGCCAACTGGGCCGACTGCGCCGCATGGCCATGTGGCGCAGGGGGGCCTGCAGGTCGCGCTCGTCGACCACGAGCGCACGGCGCGCACCGGCTTTCCCGAGGTGGTGCTCGGGCAATGGAAGCGCCCCGAAGACATCGTCGCGATCCTGCGCGAAATGGCGACGCGCGGCCCAGCCGTGGCGACTCGGGTTAACGCCGAGCAAGCCGCGCACATCGCGCAGGCGTGGCCGGCATGCACGTATCATGAGGTCGCACGCGTCGTCGTGGCGCCGTCATCTTTTGCTGCCCCGACCATCGACGGCGTCGTTGTTGCGGTGGTCGCGGCCGGCACCAGCGATCTGCCGGTCGCCGAAGAGGCCGCCGTCGTCGCCGCCGCGATGGGGCTTTCGGTGATCCGCTGTTTCGACGTCGGGGTCGCCGGCATTTCGCGCTTATTCGCGGCGCTGCCGCAGCTTGCGCAGGCCGACATCATCATCGCGGTCGCCGGCATGGAAGGCGCGTTGCCCTCGGTGCTCGCGGGGTTGGTCGCGGCGCCGATGATCGCGCTGCCCACCAGCGTCGGCTATGGCGTTGGCGCCGAGGGGCTTGCGGCGCTGACGGGCATGCTTAGCTCGTGCGCACCGGGGCTAACCGTGGTCAACATCGACAACGGGTTTGGCGCGGCGCTCGCCGCCGGGCGGATGGCGCGCATGCTGGCGGCGGCGAGGGCCGGAAAATGA
- the larC gene encoding nickel pincer cofactor biosynthesis protein LarC, with translation MTLVGQHLHFDCASGIAGDMTLAAMLDLGVPRELIDAAFAAVGLGSKRLRATKITKHAMAAMQVDIDVEVPLGKGWALVGAPTSAGHGHGGPAQQPNADHEHHAYAAIAARLRGSTLTAEVKTRALDMFDRIARAEAKLHGVAIDHVAFHEVGAIDSIADVVGAATALAYLAPASVSCAVVAMGFGQVTCAHGVLPVPSPAALEILRECGGIMSDGGVARELCTPTGAAILAHAVTQGTPCPPVRPLAMGWGAGHADLADRANVVRVVVGARAELAAAATTAASSGEPQLWQIECNLDDMNPQWLPDVVAGSLALGALDAWSSAVTMKKGRPAFVLSALVPDDARAAVTSMWLRETTTLGVRHWPIARTILDRRMIEVQTAWGPVGVKVAYQGGVALKAMPEHEDCARLAAAAGVATKQVYEAALAAYLRLGP, from the coding sequence ATGACACTCGTCGGGCAGCATCTGCATTTTGATTGCGCCAGCGGTATCGCCGGCGACATGACGCTCGCGGCGATGCTCGATCTCGGCGTGCCGCGTGAGCTCATCGACGCCGCGTTTGCCGCCGTTGGCCTCGGCTCAAAGCGGCTACGCGCGACGAAGATCACCAAGCATGCCATGGCGGCGATGCAGGTCGATATCGATGTCGAGGTGCCGCTCGGCAAGGGCTGGGCGTTGGTCGGCGCGCCAACATCCGCAGGCCACGGCCACGGCGGCCCGGCGCAGCAGCCAAACGCGGACCACGAGCATCACGCCTATGCCGCGATTGCGGCCCGCCTACGCGGCTCGACGCTGACAGCCGAGGTAAAAACGCGGGCGCTCGACATGTTTGACCGCATCGCGCGCGCCGAGGCGAAGTTGCACGGCGTGGCGATCGACCACGTGGCGTTTCACGAGGTCGGCGCGATCGATTCCATTGCGGATGTCGTCGGCGCCGCGACGGCGCTCGCCTATCTTGCACCCGCCTCGGTGTCGTGTGCGGTTGTCGCGATGGGCTTTGGCCAGGTCACCTGCGCGCATGGCGTGCTACCCGTGCCCTCGCCGGCGGCGCTCGAAATCTTGCGCGAGTGCGGCGGCATCATGAGCGACGGCGGCGTGGCGCGCGAGCTTTGCACGCCGACGGGGGCCGCGATCTTGGCGCACGCCGTGACGCAGGGGACGCCATGTCCACCCGTGCGGCCACTCGCGATGGGGTGGGGCGCGGGCCACGCCGATTTGGCGGACCGCGCCAACGTGGTGCGCGTGGTCGTTGGCGCCCGCGCCGAGCTCGCCGCCGCCGCGACCACCGCAGCATCTTCCGGCGAACCACAACTTTGGCAGATCGAGTGCAACCTCGACGACATGAACCCCCAGTGGTTGCCAGACGTCGTGGCGGGGAGCCTGGCGCTGGGCGCGCTCGATGCATGGAGCAGCGCGGTCACCATGAAAAAGGGGCGGCCGGCGTTTGTCCTCAGCGCGCTGGTGCCCGACGACGCGCGCGCGGCGGTCACCTCCATGTGGCTGCGCGAAACAACCACGCTCGGCGTGCGCCACTGGCCGATCGCGCGCACCATCTTGGATCGCCGCATGATCGAGGTGCAAACGGCCTGGGGTCCGGTGGGGGTCAAGGTTGCCTACCAAGGTGGCGTCGCGCTCAAGGCGATGCCCGAGCACGAGGATTGCGCGCGCCTTGCCGCGGCCGCGGGCGTCGCAACCAAGCAGGTCTACGAGGCCGCGCTTGCGGCGTATCTACGGCTAGGACCCTAG
- a CDS encoding PAS domain S-box protein, translated as MNSNIAIVGGKAPEQTALRELFALAGIETRPAPVLNLDRVVPDVLVITGVEALDVLAEARQTVHLVNVPILACVPMFPSSTGDEALAGGATDVLLLPASAAVAGARLRNLLALGQQAAQRALSAGELAGNSAPDAMLLALQAAGPDPWRDALRVVCEATGFDRASIVAHVEGSEFAYVVAASDEGTQKFALSMRDYPEFERAFAQRQPVWIDDVRTEPLMQRVLTQLPEGRVRSVAVMPAIFGGRMLGVLALRGRTPGLGRLPQKRADLEWLAGVVATYLQFGPVVHALRDETHRLSRAHYEAERRLHGIDSLRRHFEAGSDGVLILDEEARILYVNRAAESLTGFARDGLLGGHLVDLVVPAHRDRVAGAVSQVMRQQNVQPFDLDVVTTGAHPVTVSVTTSTALAQSGAAVLTFRDVTVKRALERELKSTKDFLERLINSTVDAIIVADVEGKVFLFNRGAERLLGYAADEVVGHAHLAQFYRDDVLAHLVRMLRSTSHGGLGRLEPTRREVKTKQGELRPISMTAAMVYEQGEEVATVFILTDLSERIRIEHKLLAAQQQLAQSEKHALVAQLAGTAAHELNQPLTAVLGYAELLRRQVTLSPQGEKSLGTIISEAERMADIVRKIGRLTKFETKAYVGNTTIVDLDASSRAETPPPLVGVSSAGLTQDDGAVTDVFDEELHTQEFFAARGAAFSSDELPPPASPPKDEPPTS; from the coding sequence GTGAACAGCAATATCGCAATCGTCGGTGGCAAGGCGCCCGAGCAAACGGCGCTACGCGAACTATTTGCCCTCGCCGGCATCGAGACCAGGCCGGCGCCTGTGCTCAACCTCGACCGCGTGGTCCCCGACGTGCTCGTGATCACCGGCGTCGAAGCGCTCGATGTGCTGGCGGAGGCGCGGCAAACCGTCCACCTCGTCAACGTGCCGATTCTCGCCTGCGTGCCGATGTTTCCCAGCAGCACCGGCGACGAGGCGCTGGCTGGGGGCGCGACGGACGTCCTGCTCTTGCCCGCGTCCGCGGCGGTGGCAGGCGCGCGCCTGCGCAACCTTCTTGCGCTGGGGCAGCAAGCGGCGCAGCGGGCGTTGTCGGCAGGCGAGCTCGCGGGCAACTCGGCACCTGATGCCATGCTGCTCGCGCTGCAGGCCGCGGGTCCCGATCCGTGGCGAGACGCGCTCCGGGTCGTGTGCGAGGCGACCGGCTTTGATCGCGCGTCCATCGTCGCTCATGTCGAAGGCTCGGAGTTTGCCTATGTGGTCGCGGCCTCCGACGAGGGCACGCAGAAATTTGCGCTTTCGATGCGCGACTATCCCGAGTTTGAGCGCGCCTTTGCGCAGCGGCAGCCGGTTTGGATCGACGACGTGCGCACCGAGCCGCTGATGCAGCGCGTGCTCACGCAATTGCCCGAGGGCCGCGTGCGCAGCGTGGCGGTGATGCCGGCCATCTTTGGCGGGCGCATGCTTGGCGTGCTGGCGCTGCGTGGGCGCACGCCAGGCCTTGGGCGCTTGCCGCAAAAGCGCGCCGATCTCGAATGGCTCGCCGGCGTGGTCGCGACGTATTTGCAATTTGGCCCCGTCGTGCACGCGCTGCGCGACGAGACCCATCGCCTGTCGCGCGCGCACTATGAGGCCGAGCGGCGGTTGCACGGCATCGACTCCTTGCGACGCCACTTCGAGGCCGGCTCCGATGGCGTGCTCATTCTCGATGAAGAGGCGCGCATCCTTTATGTCAATCGCGCGGCGGAGTCGCTCACCGGCTTTGCCCGCGACGGCTTGCTCGGCGGCCACCTCGTCGATTTGGTGGTGCCCGCGCACCGCGATCGCGTTGCCGGCGCCGTGTCACAGGTGATGCGGCAACAAAACGTCCAGCCCTTTGATCTGGACGTCGTTACCACCGGGGCGCATCCCGTGACGGTCTCGGTGACAACTTCGACCGCGCTGGCGCAAAGCGGTGCCGCCGTCCTGACGTTTCGCGACGTCACGGTCAAGCGCGCCCTCGAGCGCGAACTGAAATCGACCAAGGATTTCCTCGAGCGCCTGATAAATTCCACGGTCGACGCCATCATCGTGGCCGACGTAGAGGGCAAGGTGTTTCTGTTTAACCGCGGCGCCGAGCGCCTGCTTGGTTATGCGGCCGACGAGGTGGTCGGCCACGCGCACCTGGCGCAGTTTTATCGCGACGACGTGCTGGCCCATCTTGTGCGCATGCTGCGCTCGACGTCGCATGGCGGCCTCGGGCGGCTCGAGCCGACCAGGCGCGAGGTCAAGACGAAGCAAGGCGAGCTGCGGCCTATCAGCATGACCGCGGCCATGGTGTATGAACAGGGCGAGGAGGTCGCCACGGTTTTTATCCTGACCGATCTGAGCGAGCGCATTCGCATCGAGCACAAGCTGCTCGCCGCGCAGCAGCAGCTCGCGCAAAGCGAGAAGCATGCCCTGGTGGCGCAGCTGGCCGGCACCGCCGCGCACGAGCTCAATCAACCGCTGACCGCCGTGCTTGGTTATGCCGAGCTGCTGCGCCGCCAGGTGACGCTGTCGCCGCAAGGCGAGAAGTCCCTTGGTACCATCATCAGCGAGGCCGAGCGCATGGCCGATATCGTGCGCAAGATCGGGCGTCTCACCAAATTCGAGACCAAGGCCTATGTTGGCAACACGACGATCGTCGATCTCGACGCCTCGAGCCGTGCCGAAACGCCGCCGCCGCTGGTAGGGGTGTCTTCGGCGGGGCTGACACAGGATGATGGCGCGGTGACCGACGTCTTCGATGAAGAGCTGCACACGCAAGAATTTTTCGCGGCGCGGGGGGCGGCGTTTTCCTCCGACGAATTGCCCCCGCCGGCCTCGCCGCCAAAGGATGAGCCACCCACGTCATGA